One Budorcas taxicolor isolate Tak-1 chromosome 13, Takin1.1, whole genome shotgun sequence DNA window includes the following coding sequences:
- the KLF6 gene encoding Krueppel-like factor 6 isoform X1 — translation MNFPGAAGTAAALPTADRTPPCFYSSGDGLFQPDMDVLPMCSIFQELQIVHETGYFSALPSLEEYWQQTCLELERYLQSEPCYVSASEIKFDSQEDLWTKIILAREKKEDADLKVSSSGPPEDALHSPGFSYNLETNSLNSDVSSESSDSSEELSPTTKFTSDPISEVLVNSGNLSSSVTSTPPSSPELSREPSHLWGCVPGELHPPGKARGGTSGKPGDKGSGDASPDGRRRVHRCHFNGCRKVYTKSSHLKAHQRTHTGQSLLRPGRWGAAEFYPPWEGAGQEAVGADTSSPPFFPPERVGSLGRTELALKDWTCVPDEWSIAF, via the exons ATGAACTTCCCCGGCGCTGCAGGCACGGCCGCCGCGCTCCCGACTGCAGACCGCACGCCTCCCTGTTTTTACAGCAGCGGGGACGGTCTCTTCCAACCCGACATGGATGTGCTCCCAATGTGCAGCATCTTCCAGGAACTCCAGATTGTGCACGAGACTGGTTACTTCTCGGCGCTGCCCTCCCTGGAGGAATATTGGCAACAG ACCTGCCTGGAGTTGGAACGTTACTTGCAGAGCGAGCCTTGCTACGTGTCAGCCTCTGAGATCAAATTCGACAGCCAGGAAGATCTGTGGACCAAAATCATCCTGGCTCGGGAGAAAAAGGAGGATGCGGACCTGAAGGTGTCCTCCTCTGGCCCTCCTGAGGACGCACTCCACAGCCCCGGCTTCAGCTACAACCTGGAGACCAACAGCCTGAACTCGGATGTGAGCAGCGAGTCCTCCGACAGCTCTGAGGAGCTCTCGCCCACCACCAAGTTTACCTCTGACCCCATCAGCGAAGTCTTGGTCAATTCGGGGAATCTGAGCTCTTCGGTCACCTCCACGCCTCCGTCCTCCCCAGAACTGAGCAGGGAGCCGTCGCACCTGTGGGGCTGTGTGCCTGGCGAGCTGCACCCCCCCGGGAAGGCGCGGGGCGGGACCTCAGGGAAGCCAGGCGACAAGGGCAGCGGGGACGCCTCCCCCGACGGCCGCAGGCGGGTGCATCGCTGCCACTTTAATGGCTGCAGGAAAGTTTACACCAAAAGCTCCCACTTGAAAGCACACCAGCGCACCCACACAGGTCAGTCCCTCCTGCGACCTGGGCGGTGGGGCGCTGCTGAATTTTACCCGCcctgggagggggctgggcaggaggCTGTCGGAGCAGACACATCCTCACCTCCTTTCTTCCCCCCCGAAAGAGTTGGGTCTCTGGGGAGGACAGAGTTAGCGCTGAAAGACTGGACTTGTGTGCCCGATGAATGGTCTATCGCTTTCTGA